A genomic window from Vitis riparia cultivar Riparia Gloire de Montpellier isolate 1030 chromosome 18, EGFV_Vit.rip_1.0, whole genome shotgun sequence includes:
- the LOC117905779 gene encoding valencene synthase-like, producing the protein MSYTRFLWAILLVSILSNMSSHSLAQNYKSEVNRPMVNFHPGIRSNRFINYTPDDEITRAYNQKQVEDLKDEVRREQLAAAGKPSQQLNFIDAIQRLGVAYHFEEEIEEALRHICDDHHYSDDKYDDLYNVSLRFRLLRQQGYNISCDVFNKFKDKNGSFRESLIGDVQGMLGLYEAAHLRLQEEDILDEALAFTTTHLKSLVKHLDHPLAVQVIQALHQPIRKGLERLEARPYISIYQDEASHSKALLKLAKLDFNLLQSLYKKELSHITRWWKDLDFSSKLPFVRDRVVETYLWIVVACFEPQYSYARRIQTKLLVLITVIDDIYDAYGTLEELELFTEAIERWDNNGIEKLPEYMKPCYQAVLDAYKEIEEKENEERSYCVHYAKEAVRILDIFRMKNSVRAYFNEAKWLHGEYVPTVEEYMGVALVSCDVPMFTIISFVGMGFIATKESFDWVLNGPKIVRACSTIIRLMDDMASHKYEHKRGHIASSVECYMKQYSVSEQHAYHELNKQVEKAWKDINREFLRPTAIPMPLLTRVLNFARTGDFMYKGREDIFTNVGEVIKDNVASLFIDPVPI; encoded by the exons ATGTCATACACCCGCTT CTTGTGGGCTATCTTACTCGTGTCCATCCTTAGCAACATGTCTTCTCATTCCTTAGCCCAAAATTATAAATCGGAGGTAAATCGGCCGATGGTAAACTTTCACCCAGGCATTCGAAGCAATCGTTTCATCAACTACACTCCTGATGATGAG ATAACCCGTGCCTATAACCAGAAGCAGGTTGAAGATTTGAAAGACGAAGTGAGGAGAGAGCAACTGGCAGCTGCTGGTAAGCCTTCACAGCAGCTGAACTTCATAGATGCAATTCAAAGACTCGGGGTGGCATACCACTTTgaagaagaaatagaagaagCATTAAGACACATCTGTGATGACCACCATTACAGTGATGATAAATATGATGATCTGTATAATGTTTCTCTCCGATTTCGGCTTCTAAGACAACAAGGGTACAATATTTCATGCG ATGTATTCAACAAGTTCAAAGATAAAAATGGTAGCTTTAGGGAATCTCTGATTGGAGATGTGCAAGGCATGCTAGGTTTGTATGAAGCTGCACATCTCAGGCTTCAGGAAGAGGATATACTAGATGAAGCACTTGCTTTCACCACCACTCACCTCAAGTCTTTGGTAAAACATTTAGACCATCCTCTTGCAGTACAAGTAATCCAAGCCCTACACCAGCCCATTAGGAAGGGTTTGGAGAGGCTGGAGGCAAGGCCTTACATATCCATCTACCAAGATGAAGCTTCACATAGTAAAGCTTTATTGAAACTTGCCAAGTTAGATTTCAACCTACTGCAGTCATTGTATAAGAAAGAGTTAAGCCACATCACCAG GTGGTGGAAAGATTTAGATTTCTCTTCAAAGTTACCTTTTGTCCGGGATAGAGTGGTGGAAACCTACCTTTGGATTGTCGTGGCATGTTTTGAGCCCCAATACTCATATGCTAGAAGAATACAGACCAAATTGCTTGTTCTAATAACAGTGATAGATGATATCTATGATGCGTATGGGACTCTTGAAGAACTTGAGCTCTTCACAGAGGCAATTGAGAG GTGGGACAATAATGGTATAGAAAAGCTTCCAGAATACATGAAGCCGTGTTACCAGGCTGTTTTAGATGCCTACAAAGAAATTGAGGAGAAGGAGAATGAAGAAAGATCATATTGTGTTCACTATGCAAAAGAGGCAGTAAGAATCCTTGA CATATTCCGGATGAAAAACTCTGTTCGAGCTTACTTCAATGAAGCCAAATGGCTCCATGGAGAATATGTACCAACGGTAGAAGAATACATGGGCGTTGCACTAGTAAGCTGTGATGTCCCCATGTTCACAATCATCTCTTTTGTTGGCATGGGATTCATAGCAACAAAGGAGTCCTTTGATTGGGTGTTAAACGGCCCAAAGATCGTCAGAGCTTGCTCCACAATTATTAGGCTCATGGATGACATGGCTTCACACAAG TATGAGCACAAGAGAGGGCATATTGCCTCTAGTGTTGAATGTTACATGAAGCAATATAGTGTCTCAGAGCAACATGCATACCACGAGCTTAATAAGCAGGTTGAGAAAGCATGGAAAGATATAAACCGGGAGTTCCTCAGACCTACTGCTATTCCAATGCCTCTCCTTACACGTGTTCTCAATTTTGCACGCACTGGAGATTTCATGTACAAAGGTCGTGAGGATATATTCACGAATGTTGGAGAAGTGATAAAAGATAATGTTGCTTCATTGTTCATTGACCCTGTGCCAATCTAA